In the Candidatus Thermoplasmatota archaeon genome, one interval contains:
- a CDS encoding kinase: protein TTAADNHADVTRGMEGKVDIIKNVARFGIDTVLVNGNKPGRLYSVLVGKDTKCTIVRGL from the coding sequence ACAACTGCTGCAGATAATCATGCTGATGTCACTAGAGGCATGGAGGGCAAAGTTGATATAATAAAGAATGTTGCCAGGTTTGGAATTGATACTGTTCTGGTAAATGGTAATAAACCTGGTAGGTTATATAGTGTATTAGTTGGGAAGGATACCAAATGCACTATTGTTAGGGGTCTGTAA
- the fni gene encoding type 2 isopentenyl-diphosphate Delta-isomerase, with the protein MNQTESRKDEHVRISLAKDVSAHHNFWDDVKLIHNALPEINKDEVDLSTKLFKKKIGAPLVISGMTGGYRRAKQINENLAIAAEKFQIGMGVGSQRSALENKDLRDTYSVIKNYDIPLRFANIGASQLVLWGHKKTLENAHKMIDMIDANVFVVCLNFLQEVVQFEGEANAKGCFNAIKSLAEDLDLPVVVKESGAGISFDVAKRLSKTRIAGIDVGGMGGTSFAAIEHYRAKMINDVLHERGGKTFWDWGIPTPLSILDVGEATNWKLPIIATGGIRNGLDAAKALALGANCAGVAHAFLKPATISKKSTVFEVELMIKELRAAMFLVGADKVSKMSDVGAEVWI; encoded by the coding sequence ATGAATCAAACTGAGAGTAGAAAAGATGAGCATGTTAGGATCTCTTTAGCTAAAGATGTTTCAGCTCATCATAACTTTTGGGATGACGTTAAACTAATTCATAATGCTCTACCTGAGATAAACAAGGATGAGGTTGATCTTTCTACTAAATTGTTTAAAAAGAAGATTGGTGCACCTCTGGTTATTTCTGGTATGACTGGTGGTTACAGACGTGCTAAACAGATAAATGAGAACCTTGCTATTGCTGCTGAAAAATTTCAGATAGGTATGGGCGTTGGTTCTCAGAGATCTGCTTTGGAAAACAAAGATTTGAGAGATACTTATAGTGTAATAAAAAACTATGATATCCCTCTGCGTTTCGCTAATATTGGTGCTTCGCAGCTTGTTTTGTGGGGCCATAAAAAAACTTTAGAAAATGCTCATAAAATGATTGATATGATTGATGCTAATGTTTTTGTTGTTTGCCTTAATTTTTTGCAGGAGGTTGTCCAGTTTGAGGGCGAGGCTAACGCGAAAGGTTGTTTCAATGCGATAAAGAGTCTAGCTGAGGATTTGGATTTACCTGTTGTGGTCAAGGAGTCTGGTGCTGGTATCTCTTTTGATGTTGCTAAACGTCTCTCGAAAACTAGGATAGCTGGTATTGATGTTGGTGGTATGGGCGGTACGTCTTTTGCTGCCATCGAGCATTACAGGGCTAAGATGATAAATGATGTTCTTCATGAGCGTGGTGGTAAGACTTTTTGGGATTGGGGTATACCAACTCCTTTGTCTATTTTGGATGTTGGTGAGGCGACAAACTGGAAACTGCCTATTATTGCTACAGGTGGCATAAGGAATGGTTTGGATGCAGCCAAAGCATTGGCGCTTGGTGCAAACTGCGCTGGTGTGGCCCATGCTTTTTTGAAGCCAGCAACTATCAGTAAAAAATCCACTGTTTTTGAAGTTGAGTTGATGATTAAAGAGTTACGTGCTGCTATGTTTCTTGTTGGTGCTGATAAGGTTTCTAAGATGTCTGATGTTGGTGCTGAGGTATGGATTTAA